aaaatccgaagatgatcaaaatagggaccataatggacgaagaaagagaagcttccttaaccaaactacttaaaaatacgcggatgtattcgcctggaagttaggagacatgccggggattgatccaaaataatccaacacgagctacgcatcaaaccaggcacgccacctttcaggcagaaaataagaaaagttgcaccggagtatcataaggcagtagagaaAGAGCTCCGAAAttgctagaagcaggcttcatcaaggaagtcaagtacccaacatggatctcgaacatggtcatcgttcctaagaaaaacggaggggttagaatatgcatcgactttactaacctcaacaaggcatgtccaaaagacagctatccactaccgagcatagatcaactggttgaagcagtggaagggtacgaagagctatcattcatggatggatattctggttacaaccaagtagccctggcagaagaagatcaacaacacacacaCATTCTACACCCACACCGCacgcctttattgctacactagaatgcccttcggacttcgaaacgcaggggcaacttaccaaagaatggtcgatgctatcttcaagccatggattggtagtaccctgaagtctacgttgacgacatgctcgtcaaaagtaggctgcgcaaagatcaccaccaagactgagagatatttttgaagcaatgaggaaacatcacatgaaagtaaatccagaaaagcaccttcggtgtcacctcagggaaatttctcggatatctggtaacaaaaaggggcattgaggtagaccccgcaaagattcaggccatagtggaaatgccatctccgaagaatttgaaagaagtgcaaaagctcaatggatcCTTAGCACGCCTTGggagatttattgcccgatcctcggacaaatgcaaacattttttcaatattctcaaaaaagggagtaagtttgaatggaccgcagagtgtgaagaagccttccaaaaatcaaggaatacctggcttcaattccgatcctacAAAAACCTGATCCGATGAGGTTTTGGcgctgtacatagcagcgacgaagacgcagttagcgcagtgtggtcaaaaccaatacgaagatagaacaacctatctattatgtcagcaagaccctcaattctgcggaaaggaattacacgaagatcgaacaactcatcctggcattagtgtgggctactcaaaagctgagaacctatttcctaactcacttcatccgcgtcccatgcaaagcaccattggaagcagtcctcaaaagcgcggggaaAGTAggaagaatagccaagtggaacacccacctggaccaattcaacatcatccatgaaattcaacactcccaaaaatcccaagtattggcggatttcttagcagacctccccctggacaacgatgaagagattaggggcataccagaagctgacgaggaaaacaaggatccagttgatgtcctcgaacccgagCCAaacgatgggaagtcttcgtcgatggttccaaaaataaggaagggcggaataggcattgtcatcaccaccccaaccggagaaaggatcgtacatgcactcaggttggaattcaaagagcatactaacaacatcgtcgaatacgaggcagtcgtacatgccctccgcttgataatagagatgggggtaactgatgtaagactgacaagtgactcgcagcttgtcatacgaaaTAGGGTTCGAATACAATGTATACGACGACCccctcagcttacatggccttggtccaaacattggcatcacaaattccgaacatcaagttcaggCACTTATGCAGGagagatctcaggcacgcggatgccctagcatatatatcatccatgctgaaggacaagaatatcgaagctatcaaaataacaagggtatacgagccttcaattgcatcacaattctcctttgctaccaatcaagatacagtggaagaaaatatcgaagatcaggtgggagaagacatccataacgatttcgacgaagaagatatcctgtcaagagcaaatcaagacgaagatttcagcaacgaagatgattggagaatggtgattcatgcgtttctcaaggatggaaccttacccgcggatcataaacaagccaggaaaatactctccaaagtaggaagatatgatcttcgggatggggtcctgtacaagaaatctttcctcggaccgttactacgttgcttatccaggaaagaggggcatcgaattctaaacgacatccattatggtgacgcagggaatcatagcggcatgagatcaatagccgacaaagcaaaaatgcaaggatattactggcccacaatgatacaagatgccgcaagaatgtcccgacggtgtgaaaaATGttagcgtttcgccaaaaagatacacgcgccagcaacaacgctaaattctgtggatagtccgtggctatttacaaaatggggcatagatatcgttgggcctttcatcgaagggtcaggggaaagacgatttttgatagtagccacggactacttcagtaaatgggtggaagctaaagccttagccaggatcagagacgtggatgtgtttactttcatattccaaaacatcatttgcaggttcggcataccagcggaaatcatgtccaataatggtaaacaattacaggggaaaaatatagacatgctcttcgacactttcaaaataaggaagaacaaatccacccccatataccctcagagCAACATACAAGCGGAagatactaacaagaccctcgcccttatcctcaaaaagaaattagacgaacataaggggcagTGGTGTGAgaagctacacaatgtattatgggcatacaggaaaACACGAAGATCTTCCACCGGGGAATCTcaatttctcctcacttatggagctgaagcagtcatcccaacagagatcctcatgccaaccacaaagaccgaagcacgGGAGAAAAATCTttcaacagacatgatgttagagagactggacgacctggaagaaaggagggaagcagcattgcaaaagatgaaaaattatcaacgaagattagcgagagaatacaacaaaatggttaagcttcgaaattttgtagaagggcagtatgtgctaagaacaatcccgcagtatcaacgagagaagaaatggggcaagttagcacctacatggggaggaccttttataatacacgacattgcgggaaacggttcctactatcttcgcaatctgaaaggcgaggtcctccgacacccttggaatgctaaatggctcaaaccgtactacccatatgAGAAGCGcaactttgcatctgcgtgaagaataacAGAAGAaaaaggcagcgtaaccgctctacatgtttctatctctggacgaggagtagtaggcctcaacctatcaatcaaacaaactttttgcaaaatcttcaagcaaacgaaatggtcaaaaggcccgttGTGTGaccgcatgtacattacataataaattaacaatattggggaaagtagttaatctacaatctctcagggctcccctatcagtgtctatgagtgtaagaccatggggaaggcacccagcagaaagagatacccaaccaattttaaggcagcgggtcgatggaatgggtgcatgtaaatatttcaaataagcatcccatatcctagaacgctgcctcggcccccaccgtttgggaatcctctggcccaggattcgccagcggggtgacaggtctcaagacgatcacgaaggtacttaccttcggtgtcgcacccaaacactctaacTTTTTACAAAGTAAGTTATTTCTAATTTAacgcttcacaatacttaaaataaaaatgaattgataatgcaggtatgccaaaaggatgatccattccataaagagttgattacaagttcagcaaataagatagagcaggaaacacatcaaaaaatgatccgaaactatataatcaacaaggatcaactttctatgactaataaaagaaatctacttggacgatacagctccatcagcaGGCCTCAACTTTCTATGAAGAAGgcacgctaccacctgaagaaggcacgctaccacctgaagaaggcccagaagaaccaggcaagggcgcgggtggGGGACGACGCGTATAATTCTTGACAATACCATGTTcggctttaagatcaagttcgatcttgtctaggactttgttggtctcctcagataactgacatcgagctttatatgtgataacagcggtccgctggtgggcCTAAGACAACAAggaagataggcgttccgcctctttgaagGCAATCTCTGCTGCTTCCTCGCGAGACGCGgtcaaccctttgaaatagttggtttgTCCCTCCTgttgcactaaggcagattgagcttttttaagctcatcatttgctgcgtaaagctgtccctcgagcgctgaaaacaagaaatatcaaggggttaaaacaaagaaataacagaatcacactcgataaaatgaggttataccttcgacattatccgaagcctcttcatactcattaacaactgcgtcccgtgcctcatcaagaaagtcatactcgtcggataatttcttataatccatttgaaggttcgtaagagcaaattgactcgcatctaagtctacctgcttcactgaatccaagtgacgaagatggttgacttcataattcatctcccccatccttttatggagtcgatacacatttacTTCAAGATCTatctcagactccacttggcgggcaacatcagctcgagacgcttctagggctttactaagagcgccGACCTCAGCCCTAGTATTATCTCTTTCTTCAGTaagatgcagcatactatccctaacctcGGGGCCTAAGAAGGAACGAGCCTGTCGTAACTCTTCTTCCAAaaggcgcactctagcctctaagtccgaagcatgtcctcgagcctCCCGCAGGTTATCACGCGTCCATAAAAACATACCATTGAACAGATGACGGTCatggttgtacttattttgcatatcaaccatttgtgttcacttttcacgccactcagctgctaaggcttTGTGCTCATCGGCACGAGCGTTCCACTTTACGActtcgcttttcaacttcccCGCCAACTTTGCAatatgggatttctgtcgttccctttctttccgaagccatatcagctcgggtaCTCCACCCActaaagatagggtggggagactcagacagaacaccaaagtacaaatagggaatcacgaggagtgaaagattGGTAAGATACGAACCTGTGAGGCACGAGACATTTctgcgagtctgctccaattcgttgcggactgcaTCAAGCTCTGAACaaagactctcctcagcgttacccaactattatttttccttaagacgtcccctcagttcatttatctCCACTTCaaccgcagacagttcctcttctctatgacgaagcttagcctccaactttaaagactttgctttgaaaAATTGGTACAAAACATgattacaatgttcgctcctcatcatctatgtatcaaacaacaaacattattacaccgaagggttCGGATATCACGAAGAaaaaagtacaaggatttacctccaagacacgctgctggggaaaaccgtactggtacccatcagctatggccatcatatcagcaacagaggatggAGGGTCAACTACcaggttagcttccgaagctctcaaattcttctcccacatctcagcaacacggtcctcagaagacaattgcatcatctgacgagtataagtgtcggaattcttctcaccagtgaccactgggAAGGATTAGAGACGAACATCAGATTCTTCTTTTTAAGCCAAGCCAAGATGGCATCTTCACCCTCAGGCATAAGCGAGTGAGGGAAATCTTccgaaggagactcaaccgcagacttctccCTGGATGTTATTTCCTCGTCCGCGCCAGTTTCAACATCACAGCCCTCGGCATGACCCCCTGCGTTTTCAACCTGCTGATCAGTGGCACCCTCTTTACCAAGATTTCCAAGCACATCCCAAtaatcatttggggaaagcaatgagaagtcttcggcaagataCATAGCAACGtttacatcaaaggattcccctgcggaatatatcctaccaaagGAAAATTCTGGGAAAATAACAGGCAGAGTACCCACAACCTCATTCCCACCAGTATTATTGCCAATAGCGGCATATCCCTCCTCGCCGGTACCACctgcggtaatattaccctcaacttcatcatcaccaccCGTGAAAACTTCTTCCTCACCTATACCACCCTCGTCATCAGGGGGAGAAGTATCACTGCgttcttctccatcggacatttcttcatcctcggcAAAACCTTCATTCACAGGActagtaacctcctcataaacctcagcctcaccagtCACAACAGTAGAAGATTGCGTGggtccaattttcttcttcttcgacacctacaaaccagtacatgtcccaacaaaggctcattttctccctcacttaaatttttttttttcaaccaaGGGAAAAAGGgtgcaaatagaatagagaatgtAAGAAGAAACTCTACCTTGGCAGTAGCGGCACTCTTCGGAGgaagggtagcaccagaaccctcctcctcatctccatcaacagcatcaagagcgtaaggaaaattcatacccgcaaaatTCAGACGCCAAGGGAAGAAATCTCCATAatgagcaggaggagtttcacgaggcttgctgttttcagaaggacgccaaccgcgcggaccagggATCCAACCTTAAGCCCAAGGGCCAACAATTTCAATGACAgtagcatgccactcataatcatgatcacgcttaatcctttcacgagcaggataGAGTTTCCGTTTAACAGATCCCTcagtgccaggaacatacttcagtttggcatcactcacctcacttaaaagacgaatttcaccccgaggagcagcagtgttacgaagactaacactcgaCGGTTTACGGTtactactgttgacataatccccaaaggaactattaaaattttgaggagtgtaccactctctctcagcaggatttggaacgtagcaggtcatcatcgtctcccccttgctccgcagataacattccttcagtgcacgaagataactCCCAGAcaattgcgacacggaacgattatgagtgtttgtggaagaaCCTTCACGACTAGCCatcacatcataataaaaggagtcacccgacttatacaggggcaacatgagacccgcctcgaaggctccaaccgtagtcaacagatggaactcatcaaactgatacttagagaggagttcgtaagtgatatcatcatcaggggcatagaagcgaacctcaaaggcTTGAAGATCATGTTTTTCctggaacatctcaagatcaatatgcttgaaagtgaccttcttcttaccaactgaaacgcTGTGTATCACGGGGGAAGCCTCTTCCTCGTCTGCGGAATCTGACGTGGGACTCAATTCTGAAGCCTTCCTTttggaaggaagatttttaggagGATCAGCTTTCAACGTAGtgcccttggagtacttccccttGAAAGAAACCgttggaggaggcggcaaagaactCTGCaggggcactgaaggaggagccatggaACGAATGGGTGGAACATCCAATGTTTcactacgaggaggaggagcccgcgtactcctagaatcttcacgaggacgagaaggagcgCGGTTAACATCgtacctagacccagaaggacccttcggaagatcccctttcttagtaggcaaagccttcgaagaagatgaaaccctatgaccacgaggatccgattgcgaagatttTATAAGAACCTCCCCCAAGTGGATATCTTTCAgaatctctacgcggaggggatcttggcggactagacggcggggtctggtaaggaacccgcggacgatcagacatagctacgaggaaacacaaaaacagtttagaggtgAATACGAGGGGGCCACCAAAGATCAAAATACCCATAAAATGACAGTTCATCTTAGTCTCTCCCAAAAACCCTAGAGCTAgagaacaatcaatcaatcaaaatacTGGCATATTCGCTTTGTaaagaagaacaggggcaagcatatatgcttcgacatatgtgttcttcatcacaaaacaaaCAAGTTACAGCAAAAGAAGATAAACAAGTCGATACAAACAGCGGAAGATGGAAAAATCAATAACAGAAAAAGTGTAAAAACCCCATACCTATATAGAAAGAATTCACAACACCACTAAGAAGAAAACAAACACCAACGAACAGGCAAGGACAGAAGAAACAGAAAGAATCAGGAGCAGAGTGTGATCAATGAAAAGACAGGAGCAGTTAATAGCTAGAGAACAAGGAGAAAGaacaaaaatctctgaaaaaataTATGAAGACTGACAGGAAGAGAATGAAAGGTATTTCTAGAAAATTTTCACATTCTCTCTCTTATTAATAAGCTTGGGAGCAGAACCGTAACCGTCCCCTCCTTTTAAGAATGCAGTTATTACATGGGTTGGGAAACGTGCCCGAATATTTAggggaagttattaggagagagatgAGGAATATGTAATgttatttttcttctaaactcCCACTAATACCCAAGTCAGAAGAAAAGGgaaaaattgtgtgtacatatttaacCATCAGCCATGTGTTTATGAAGAAACACATGGAAGGAATGCGAatcaagacatcaaaacatgatgagacACGCTTACAACCAAGAAGCATGTCCCATCAACATCAGATCTTCGTCCAGATAATCCGATGGTAGAAAATAAAGGTGTACCGAAGTATGATGTTagtgcggagcaccaaatagctCCCAAAGATCTACTTTCTCTTATCCCCAGAAAGAGACAAGATCAACGGCGAGGAGAAATctgactgacacggatgtgacaggggcagaagacacttgtctgaaaCGAGCaaacgtctcaactacccgcattaaacactctgagcagtgtacatGTCAATCAACCCATAGGACGAACGAGGACAACCCTTCGTGATCAAGCATGGAACGCAGGGGGCATTGTAAaggacgaagacctctgcgtgatggacacaaagcacaagaagataaggttgcaacggcttctcataagtaggacccacgtttcaaccctataaatacccctctccaccaagagaaaaggggtcgaccaatccacaatccttagaatagaagagaagagagagaaataggaagagtaagtaaatccACTGCTTCCGCAGACTAATGTATATTCAAAATTCATTCGTCTTTGTaaacattcaatacatagtgaaacaccaacccctgtggatgtaggccttagtgccgaaccacgtaaatctccatcttatttatatttcagcattTTTATATTCATCGCATATCCCTTATGATTCGTATTTATGTTCGTATTGGTAGTCTTACTCTTCATACAATCATTTTTCTGATATTATTCGACTAGGCAGTGATGAGCCCGATGAACCGATAGTATCATCTATTTTATGCTTGTGCCATTTAATTCAAGAGTTTTTAGtatgtgcgaacattgtttgtgaacaagTATTAgtcctcgtgatttatgtgttcacacctAGTGTTTAAGCCTTTAAGGTGGTGGCGGAAATGAAGAAGTGTGTCAGATACAAATGTCTCTTCTGAAGTGCCCAGCTAAAGGGAATAGAAAGATGTAAATATTAAGTGAAAAGCGTTTATTAGTGGCGAAGATTAGGTATATGAATCATTTGAAGAAGTATTTAATCAAAAGAATGCAATTTATCATTACTATttctaaattaaaaaaaaaaaaaatgaaggcaGACAACTTTAATTAAATTGTCATCATCTTCCCTTTTACAAACATTTTACAATTACTAAACTCAATGAATGGAAATTTAATCAAAAATATCATTGTCAATTAAATAAATTCAAAGGAAAACCTATATACGTAGTAAGTGAGGGTAGATATCCAACTTAGACACGAAAACCTCTAGTAGTTTAGTAATTTAACGTAATTCTATATATAGTTATATACCTATATATCCGTACATGTGATCACACCGTGGAGAGGACCTTGCACAATCCATATACCCGGTCTGCGGACATGTGACCAATTCTAGCGGTTCTGCTTGAATTCAAGAAACTCATTGAGAAACTCTGTACATGATTCTTGAACTGAATAATTCATTTCATTCATTTCTACTAAATTTCCTAGAAATTCTCCTTGTGGAAATCAAATTTGGTGCTTGTTTTGCGAGAGAAATCTGATGCTAGCTGACGTAAATCTTTTGTCAATGCTGGTGCTCCACAATAGAATACTCCTGTTCAATAAAATAATGAGCAAAATCAATAATGGAATTATACGTATTTATTGGATATATAATATTATGCATCATCTTGCCCATTTCCATCTTTGAAAATTAGTAGTAGTATTGTAGTAATGCTCCAAAATAATGAACCATCCAGGTTATTATTGTTTATATGCAATTGGTAACAAGTAAAAAATGAACTTACCAACTCGTGAATCTTTGTGATTGAGTGCGATCCTCTTGTAAACGTTTCTCCAATTAGGCTTTGCAAAATGAGACTTAACACGCGTACCAGAAACAACATCGACACCGTTCTTCGCATGGTTAAGGTCCTGCAACATAGCAATCAAGGCAGACCTAGCATCACCTTCCTCGTACACGCTGGTACAGTAATTGTGAAGTTCAATAACTTGTTGAGTATCCATCTCGGCCACTTCATTCATCACACCTTTAAACCAGTCGAAAGAGCCTTGTTCCCTCGTGACCCAGTAGAAATAAGCTCTCTTGGTCTTGAATCCTTTCCTAATGTTGCTAGAGCTACCATTGTTACTATGATCGTTCTTGGGTGTTTCCATACCCAATGAATTATAAGACGCTTCGAGATCGTCTTCTTCTTGGATGGCTTTCATGTTGTTCACAATGTCTTTTACAATGCTGATCATTGGTGTGGCTCCGATCCCTAACCCAACCAACAGTACTACCTCGTATTTCTTGTAGTCTTGTGCTGGTGCACCGTACGGTCCGTCTATCAGCACCCTCGGGAACCTGCACGTAACCACCGTTTGTTTAAATGTCTAAGTCAAGTGTGCATCATAAATTGCATGTGTATGTTGTGTTGTCTTTGTTGAGTACAAAACCAGTTATGTAATCCCGTGAATGTGCCTAAGCTTAGGAAATTCTATCAACCACACAGTACACATCTGTCACATTCGGAAATTGGCTTATTCTGTGATCTATCGCATTAGAAAGCCAAAAGAACCAATGCAGCTGTAGTTGGCCATCCATTGTCGACATTGTTATTTTTGTGAGGCTATAATTATTGAATATAGAAGATAAAAATGTTTGCTTACGGTGGATTGTTTCCGCCAGCTCCATGGAAATCTGCCCTCAGTAGTCCACTTTTATCGCCGGTTGGAGGCTGACAGACCTGTGAATATATTATATGCATTATTATCAAGCGTAATTAACACCATGTTCATGGATCTCATCCGATCCGTGATTAACTCGACTCAATAAATCAATCtcgaaacaatttattattcttaaaatttcaaCGGTCTTTATTTAAAACACTGACTGTACCTCAGAGAAAACAGTTTTGAGCTGTCTTGTCCAGTCTCCCAGAGTTCGAATGTGGACACTCAGGTAATTCTCTCCTGGAGCTGAAGTTATGGAGAATGGATGCCTGTTTTCATGAATTAAACATTTTTTTATTAGGTACAACAATTCGCAGACGCATTTTTGTTTCTATTGAAGCAGTAATTCTATATTTACCATTCAAAGGGAGAGACAGCAGAGCAATTGACAAACATGTATTGCCCGCTCTTGTATCTGAATCCTTGTGGTTTGGACATATGCAGTGACAACACATTTCCGGGATACACAGCAACCTTGAGTATTTTAACTGGCTTGATACTTGATCTCAGAGCTCTAGTTAATCTTTCGCAAGCGTACAGGGCTACTGGGACTGCCAAATACATCCATGTCTGCAAAACCCCATAACAATGAACGTCAGCTAATTACAGTGATAATTAGACGAGCAAATTAAATATCGGGGGTGGGATAACTAACCGTTTTCTTGTACCATTCTTTGGTAAGGTAGAGCTTGATTCCATGGACAATGAGAAGAGTGTAGACGATAATGAACAAGTGGTGAGTGTACCAGAACATGTTGAATCCTGTTAATCCGGTGAAAGGCCATGGTAATTTGATTCTGTTGCGTCGGAACCATGGACTGGCGAATGTGAATGCTATTATCATCAAAACCACCATTATGATTCCCGTTACACCTTCAATTCCCTTGACAAACCACCAGTAACTTTCAGGCTGTTCTTTTCCAAAGAATGGCTCCATAGGCTCATACGCTTCTTCTGAAGCGCGTAGGAGACGAGGGAAATCACAAGCCAAATGAGCTATCACGTGAAGCGCAGTTCCAATCGCAATTCCAACCGCAATTACCTTATGGAAATTGAGATTATCGTCAAAAGGAACGACAACACCTAGCTTGGTCTTGTTTCTGAGCCAAGTGATAGTGTTGCGACAGACCGGTAGTAAAATCAACGCCATGTTGAACTTGAGCGTCTCGGCAGCACCCTTAGCAGTGCAAACACAATACCCCATGACTTCATAGGCTGCTTTGTTACGATACTGAACGAACTTGTAAGTAAAAAGACCGAGCAAGATTCCAAGCCAGAGAGTGAAAACCCAAATCCTTTGCCAGTTAT
This genomic stretch from Papaver somniferum cultivar HN1 chromosome 5, ASM357369v1, whole genome shotgun sequence harbors:
- the LOC113281272 gene encoding respiratory burst oxidase homolog protein C-like codes for the protein MIKEMQNMGTEDHHSDTESVGSERASYSGPFSGPLVLNKRARKSARFNIPGETMMNSINGTGRSSATNNEDDDEAYVEITLDVREDSVAVHSVKTAGGVADHEDPEVTLLARTLEKKSSFGSSIMRNASSRIKQVSQELKRLASINKRSVPVRRLDRTKSAAAYALKGLKFISKTDGGAGWAAVEKRFDTLTASTNGLLHRSQFTECIGMNKESKEFALELFDALARRRHIKTDSLNKHELQEFWEQISDQSFDSRLQTFFDMVDKDADGRITEEEVKEIISLSASANKLTNIQKQAEEYAALIMEELDLDNLGYIMIEDLEMLLLQAPQTVRGGESRILSQMLSQKLIATRETNPVKRSYNTTKYFFLDNWQRIWVFTLWLGILLGLFTYKFVQYRNKAAYEVMGYCVCTAKGAAETLKFNMALILLPVCRNTITWLRNKTKLGVVVPFDDNLNFHKVIAVGIAIGTALHVIAHLACDFPRLLRASEEAYEPMEPFFGKEQPESYWWFVKGIEGVTGIIMVVLMIIAFTFASPWFRRNRIKLPWPFTGLTGFNMFWYTHHLFIIVYTLLIVHGIKLYLTKEWYKKTTWMYLAVPVALYACERLTRALRSSIKPVKILKVAVYPGNVLSLHMSKPQGFRYKSGQYMFVNCSAVSPFEWHPFSITSAPGENYLSVHIRTLGDWTRQLKTVFSEVCQPPTGDKSGLLRADFHGAGGNNPPFPRVLIDGPYGAPAQDYKKYEVVLLVGLGIGATPMISIVKDIVNNMKAIQEEDDLEASYNSLGMETPKNDHSNNGSSSNIRKGFKTKRAYFYWVTREQGSFDWFKGVMNEVAEMDTQQVIELHNYCTSVYEEGDARSALIAMLQDLNHAKNGVDVVSGTRVKSHFAKPNWRNVYKRIALNHKDSRVGVFYCGAPALTKDLRQLASDFSRKTSTKFDFHKENF